In Mycobacterium tuberculosis H37Rv, a single window of DNA contains:
- the guaB3 gene encoding oxidoreductase, with protein MVEIGMGRTARRTYELSEISIVPSRRTRSSKDVSTAWQLDAYRFEIPVVAHPTDALVSPEFAIELGRLGGLGVLNGEGLIGRHLDVEAKIAQLLEAAAADPEPSTAIRLLQELHAAPLNPDLLGAAVARIREAGVTTAVRVSPQNAQWLTPVLVAAGIDLLVIQGTIVSAERVASDGEPLNLKTFISELDIPVVAGGVLDHRTALHLMRTGAAGVIVGYGSTQGVTTTDEVLGISVPMATAIADAAAARRDYLDETGGRYVHVLADGDIHTSGELAKAIACGADAVVLGTPLAESAEALGEGWFWPAAAAHPSLPRGALLQIAVGERPPLARVLGGPSDDPFGGLNLVGGLRRSMAKAGYCDLKEFQKVGLTVGG; from the coding sequence ATGGTCGAGATCGGCATGGGCCGCACCGCCCGCCGCACCTATGAACTCAGCGAGATTAGCATCGTGCCGTCGCGGCGCACCCGCTCGTCGAAGGACGTCTCCACGGCCTGGCAGCTGGACGCCTACCGGTTCGAGATCCCAGTGGTGGCACACCCCACCGATGCCCTGGTGTCCCCGGAGTTCGCGATCGAGCTCGGCCGGCTGGGCGGGCTGGGCGTGCTCAACGGCGAGGGGCTGATCGGCCGCCACCTCGATGTCGAGGCAAAAATCGCCCAACTCTTGGAAGCTGCAGCGGCCGACCCCGAACCGTCGACGGCGATCCGGTTGCTGCAGGAGCTGCACGCGGCACCGCTAAATCCCGACCTGTTGGGTGCCGCGGTGGCTCGCATCCGCGAGGCCGGGGTGACCACCGCGGTGCGGGTGAGCCCGCAAAACGCCCAGTGGCTGACACCGGTACTGGTTGCGGCCGGTATTGACTTGCTGGTCATCCAGGGGACCATCGTCTCCGCCGAGCGCGTCGCCAGCGACGGCGAGCCGCTCAACCTGAAGACCTTCATCTCCGAGCTCGACATACCGGTCGTCGCCGGCGGGGTGCTCGACCACCGCACCGCGCTGCATCTGATGCGCACCGGCGCCGCCGGCGTCATCGTTGGCTACGGCTCCACCCAGGGGGTGACGACGACCGACGAGGTGCTGGGCATCAGCGTGCCGATGGCGACCGCGATCGCCGACGCTGCCGCCGCGCGGCGCGACTACCTCGACGAGACGGGCGGCCGCTACGTGCACGTGTTGGCCGACGGCGACATCCACACTTCCGGCGAGTTGGCCAAGGCCATCGCCTGCGGCGCCGACGCGGTGGTGCTGGGTACCCCGTTAGCCGAATCGGCCGAGGCGCTCGGCGAGGGATGGTTCTGGCCGGCCGCGGCGGCGCACCCGTCGTTGCCGCGGGGGGCGTTGCTGCAGATCGCGGTCGGCGAGCGGCCGCCGCTGGCGCGGGTGCTGGGCGGGCCGTCGGACGACCCGTTCGGCGGCCTGAATCTGGTCGGTGGGCTACGCCGATCGATGGCCAAGGCCGGGTATTGCGACCTCAAGGAGTTCCAGAAGGTCGGCCTGACCGTTGGGGGCTGA
- the guaB2 gene encoding inosine-5'-monophosphate dehydrogenase (imp dehydrogenase (inosinic acid dehydrogenase) (inosinate dehydrogenase) (imp oxidoreductase) (inosine-5'-monophosphate oxidoreductase) (IMPDH) (IMPD)), which yields MSRGMSGLEDSSDLVVSPYVRMGGLTTDPVPTGGDDPHKVAMLGLTFDDVLLLPAASDVVPATADTSSQLTKKIRLKVPLVSSAMDTVTESRMAIAMARAGGMGVLHRNLPVAEQAGQVEMVKRSEAGMVTDPVTCRPDNTLAQVDALCARFRISGLPVVDDDGALVGIITNRDMRFEVDQSKQVAEVMTKAPLITAQEGVSASAALGLLRRNKIEKLPVVDGRGRLTGLITVKDFVKTEQHPLATKDSDGRLLVGAAVGVGGDAWVRAMMLVDAGVDVLVVDTAHAHNRLVLDMVGKLKSEVGDRVEVVGGNVATRSAAAALVDAGADAVKVGVGPGSICTTRVVAGVGAPQITAILEAVAACRPAGVPVIADGGLQYSGDIAKALAAGASTAMLGSLLAGTAEAPGELIFVNGKQYKSYRGMGSLGAMRGRGGATSYSKDRYFADDALSEDKLVPEGIEGRVPFRGPLSSVIHQLTGGLRAAMGYTGSPTIEVLQQAQFVRITPAGLKESHPHDVAMTVEAPNYYAR from the coding sequence ATGTCCCGTGGCATGTCCGGCCTGGAAGACAGCTCCGACCTGGTGGTCAGCCCGTACGTTCGCATGGGCGGCCTGACTACTGACCCGGTGCCCACCGGCGGCGACGACCCGCACAAGGTGGCGATGCTGGGGCTGACATTCGACGACGTCTTGTTGTTGCCGGCGGCTTCCGACGTGGTGCCCGCCACCGCGGATACCTCCAGCCAGCTCACCAAGAAGATCAGGCTCAAGGTGCCACTGGTCAGCTCGGCGATGGACACCGTCACCGAGTCGCGTATGGCCATCGCGATGGCACGGGCGGGTGGCATGGGGGTGTTGCACCGCAACCTGCCCGTTGCCGAGCAAGCCGGCCAGGTCGAGATGGTGAAGCGATCCGAGGCCGGCATGGTCACCGATCCCGTCACCTGCCGGCCGGACAACACCTTGGCCCAGGTCGATGCGCTGTGCGCCCGGTTCCGGATCTCCGGGTTGCCGGTGGTCGACGACGACGGTGCGCTGGTGGGCATCATCACCAACCGTGACATGCGGTTTGAGGTCGACCAGTCCAAGCAGGTCGCCGAGGTGATGACCAAAGCCCCGCTGATCACCGCTCAAGAGGGTGTCAGTGCGTCCGCGGCGCTGGGCCTGTTGCGCCGCAACAAGATCGAGAAGCTGCCCGTGGTCGACGGCCGCGGCCGGCTGACCGGGCTGATCACCGTCAAGGACTTCGTCAAGACCGAGCAACACCCGCTGGCCACCAAGGACAGCGACGGCCGGCTGCTGGTGGGGGCGGCCGTCGGCGTCGGCGGCGATGCCTGGGTGCGCGCCATGATGTTGGTCGACGCTGGGGTCGACGTGCTGGTCGTGGACACCGCGCACGCGCACAACCGGTTGGTGCTCGACATGGTGGGCAAACTCAAGTCCGAAGTCGGCGACCGGGTTGAGGTGGTAGGCGGCAACGTCGCCACCAGGTCCGCGGCCGCGGCCCTGGTCGACGCCGGAGCCGACGCGGTGAAAGTCGGCGTGGGGCCGGGGTCGATCTGCACGACGAGGGTGGTGGCCGGGGTGGGCGCGCCGCAGATCACGGCGATCTTGGAAGCTGTAGCGGCTTGTCGTCCTGCTGGCGTGCCGGTGATCGCCGACGGCGGACTGCAGTACTCCGGCGACATCGCCAAGGCGCTGGCCGCCGGTGCGTCGACGGCCATGCTGGGCTCGCTGCTGGCCGGCACAGCCGAGGCGCCCGGTGAGCTGATCTTCGTGAACGGCAAGCAGTACAAGAGTTATCGCGGCATGGGATCACTGGGTGCCATGCGAGGGCGTGGGGGGGCGACGTCGTATTCCAAGGATCGCTACTTCGCCGACGACGCGCTGTCGGAAGACAAACTGGTGCCGGAAGGGATCGAGGGGCGGGTGCCGTTCCGTGGTCCGCTGTCGTCGGTGATCCACCAGTTGACCGGTGGCCTGCGCGCCGCGATGGGCTACACCGGGTCGCCCACCATCGAGGTGCTACAGCAGGCGCAATTCGTCCGGATCACACCCGCGGGCCTCAAGGAGAGTCATCCCCACGACGTCGCGATGACCGTCGAGGCGCCCAACTACTACGCGCGCTAA
- a CDS encoding hypothetical protein (A core mycobacterial gene; conserved in mycobacterial strains (See Marmiesse et al., 2004 PMID:14766927).), translated as MRDHLPPGLPPDPFADDPCDPSAALEAVEPGQPLDQQERMAVEADLADLAVYEALLAHKGIRGLVVCCDECQQDHYHDWDMLRSNLLQLLIDGTVRPHEPAYDPEPDSYVTWDYCRGYADASLNEAAPDADRFRRR; from the coding sequence GTGCGCGACCACCTGCCGCCGGGTTTGCCGCCCGATCCGTTTGCCGACGACCCCTGTGACCCGTCGGCCGCACTGGAGGCAGTCGAGCCTGGCCAGCCCCTCGATCAACAAGAGCGGATGGCCGTCGAGGCCGACTTGGCCGATCTGGCCGTATACGAAGCTCTGTTGGCGCACAAGGGAATTCGTGGACTTGTAGTGTGCTGCGACGAGTGCCAGCAAGACCACTATCACGACTGGGACATGCTGCGTTCCAATCTGTTGCAACTGCTTATCGACGGCACCGTCCGCCCGCACGAGCCGGCCTACGATCCCGAACCGGACTCCTACGTCACCTGGGATTACTGCCGGGGATATGCCGATGCTTCGCTCAACGAGGCAGCACCAGACGCGGACAGGTTCCGCCGCCGCTGA
- a CDS encoding anti-sigma-D factor RsdA produces the protein MREFGNPLGDRPPLDELARTDLLLDALAEREEVDFADPRDDALAALLGQWRDDLRWPPASALVSQDEAVAALRAGVAQRRRARRSLAAVGSVAAALLVLSGFGAVVADARPGDLLYGLHAMMFNRSRVSDDQIVLSAKANLAKVEQMIAQGQWAEAQDELAEVSSTVQAVTDGSRRQDLINEVNLLNTKVETRDPNATLRPGSPSNPAAPGSVGNSWTPLAPVVEPPTPPTPASAAEPSMSAGVSESPMPNSTSTVAASPSTPSSKPEPGSIDPSLEPADEATNPAGQPAPETPVSPTH, from the coding sequence ATGCGTGAATTTGGTAATCCCCTTGGCGATCGGCCGCCATTGGATGAGCTGGCCCGCACCGATCTGCTGCTCGACGCACTCGCCGAACGGGAGGAGGTTGACTTCGCGGATCCTCGCGATGACGCGTTGGCCGCCCTGCTCGGACAGTGGCGCGACGACTTGAGGTGGCCGCCGGCCAGTGCCCTGGTTTCACAGGACGAGGCCGTCGCCGCGTTGCGCGCCGGGGTAGCGCAACGGCGACGGGCTCGTCGCAGCCTGGCGGCCGTCGGGTCGGTGGCCGCGGCGCTGTTGGTGCTGAGCGGGTTCGGCGCCGTGGTGGCCGATGCTCGCCCCGGGGACCTGTTGTACGGCCTGCACGCGATGATGTTCAACCGATCGCGGGTCAGCGACGATCAGATCGTGCTGTCGGCCAAGGCCAATCTGGCGAAGGTCGAGCAAATGATTGCCCAAGGCCAATGGGCCGAGGCGCAGGATGAGCTGGCTGAGGTCAGCAGCACCGTGCAGGCCGTGACTGACGGTAGCCGCCGGCAGGACCTGATCAACGAGGTGAACCTGCTGAATACCAAGGTGGAGACGCGCGACCCGAACGCCACGCTGCGGCCCGGCTCGCCGTCCAACCCTGCGGCTCCGGGTTCGGTGGGAAACTCGTGGACTCCGCTGGCTCCAGTCGTCGAGCCGCCGACCCCCCCGACGCCTGCATCGGCAGCTGAACCGTCGATGTCGGCAGGCGTCTCGGAGAGCCCCATGCCGAACTCCACGTCCACGGTGGCAGCCAGCCCCAGCACGCCGTCATCAAAACCCGAGCCGGGCTCAATTGACCCCTCGTTGGAACCCGCCGACGAGGCGACGAATCCGGCGGGGCAGCCAGCACCGGAAACGCCGGTGAGTCCGACGCACTAG
- the sigD gene encoding ECF RNA polymerase sigma factor SigD, producing MVDPGVSPGCVRFVTLEISPSMTMQGERLDAVVAEAVAGDRNALREVLETIRPIVVRYCRARVGTVERSGLSADDVAQEVCLATITALPRYRDRGRPFLAFLYGIAAHKVADAHRAAGRDRAYPAETLPERWSADAGPEQMAIEADSVTRMNELLEILPAKQREILILRVVVGLSAEETAAAVGSTTGAVRVAQHRALQRLKDEIVAAGDYA from the coding sequence ATGGTCGATCCGGGAGTTAGCCCGGGATGTGTCCGCTTCGTAACGTTGGAGATATCGCCGTCGATGACAATGCAAGGGGAACGTCTCGACGCTGTGGTTGCGGAGGCCGTGGCAGGAGACCGGAACGCGCTTCGGGAGGTGCTGGAGACCATCCGCCCGATCGTCGTGCGATATTGCCGAGCGCGAGTCGGCACGGTCGAGCGGAGCGGCCTGTCAGCAGATGACGTGGCACAGGAGGTGTGCTTGGCCACCATAACGGCGCTGCCGCGCTATCGGGACCGCGGCCGGCCATTCCTGGCGTTTCTGTACGGCATCGCGGCGCACAAGGTTGCCGACGCCCATCGGGCAGCCGGCCGTGACCGGGCCTATCCCGCCGAAACGCTTCCTGAGCGCTGGTCAGCCGACGCCGGCCCGGAGCAGATGGCCATCGAGGCCGATTCGGTCACCCGGATGAACGAATTGCTTGAGATCTTGCCGGCCAAGCAACGCGAGATCCTCATTCTGCGTGTTGTCGTCGGCCTGTCCGCGGAAGAGACCGCCGCCGCCGTCGGCAGCACCACGGGGGCGGTCCGGGTGGCCCAACACCGTGCACTTCAGCGGCTGAAGGACGAGATTGTTGCGGCAGGTGACTATGCGTGA
- a CDS encoding hypothetical protein (A core mycobacterial gene; conserved in mycobacterial strains (See Marmiesse et al., 2004 PMID:14766927).) has protein sequence MNETPHAPVVEQVLVAAAFGNQPGSWPLPTAITPHHLWLRAVAAGGQGRYAHAYGDLSVLRRLVPAGPLASLAHSTQGSLLRQLGWHTLARGWDGRALALAGADREAGADALIGLAADALGVGRFAAAGALLDRADPLVVSPLVADRLAVRRRWVAAELAMATGDGATAVRHAEEAVELTQAMAVASARHRVKSDVVLAAALCSAGAVARARAVGEEALDATARFGLLPLRWALACLLIDIGTVTFSAQQLRELTKIRNICAGQVRRAGGCWRTA, from the coding sequence GTGAATGAAACTCCTCACGCTCCGGTGGTTGAGCAAGTGTTGGTCGCTGCCGCCTTCGGAAACCAGCCGGGCAGCTGGCCGCTACCGACGGCGATCACGCCGCACCACTTGTGGTTGCGCGCCGTGGCCGCTGGTGGGCAGGGTCGTTACGCCCACGCCTATGGCGACCTGTCGGTGCTGCGACGCCTGGTGCCGGCGGGCCCGTTGGCATCGCTGGCGCATAGTACGCAGGGATCGTTGTTGCGGCAGCTTGGTTGGCACACGCTGGCGCGCGGCTGGGATGGTCGTGCCTTGGCGTTGGCCGGCGCCGATCGGGAAGCTGGTGCCGATGCACTGATCGGGCTGGCGGCCGATGCGCTTGGCGTCGGCCGCTTCGCCGCCGCGGGGGCATTGTTAGATCGCGCGGATCCGTTGGTGGTGTCCCCGCTCGTGGCGGACCGCCTGGCGGTGCGTCGGCGGTGGGTGGCCGCCGAGTTGGCGATGGCCACCGGCGACGGCGCAACTGCTGTCCGCCATGCCGAGGAAGCGGTCGAGCTGACGCAGGCCATGGCCGTCGCGTCGGCGCGCCACCGCGTCAAAAGCGACGTGGTGTTGGCCGCCGCGCTGTGCAGTGCTGGCGCCGTCGCGCGAGCACGCGCCGTCGGTGAAGAGGCTCTCGATGCCACCGCCCGGTTTGGGCTCTTGCCGCTGCGGTGGGCGCTGGCATGCTTGCTGATCGATATCGGCACCGTCACGTTTTCAGCACAACAGCTGCGCGAACTCACCAAAATACGCAATATTTGCGCAGGCCAGGTGCGGCGCGCCGGTGGATGCTGGCGTACCGCTTAA
- the whiB3 gene encoding redox-responsive transcriptional regulator WhiB3, with the protein MPQPEQLPGPNADIWNWQLQGLCRGMDSSMFFHPDGERGRARTQREQRAKEMCRRCPVIEACRSHALEVGEPYGVWGGLSESERDLLLKGTMGRTRGIRRTA; encoded by the coding sequence ATGCCACAGCCGGAGCAGCTACCGGGACCCAACGCAGACATCTGGAACTGGCAATTGCAAGGCCTGTGTCGCGGCATGGACTCATCGATGTTCTTCCATCCCGACGGCGAGCGTGGCCGTGCCCGAACGCAGCGCGAACAACGCGCCAAGGAAATGTGTCGGCGCTGCCCCGTGATCGAGGCGTGCCGATCCCATGCGTTAGAGGTCGGTGAGCCCTATGGCGTTTGGGGTGGCCTGTCCGAATCCGAGCGCGACCTACTCCTCAAGGGCACCATGGGACGCACCCGCGGCATCCGCCGCACAGCTTAA
- the groEL1 gene encoding chaperonin GroEL, whose product MSKLIEYDETARRAMEVGMDKLADTVRVTLGPRGRHVVLAKAFGGPTVTNDGVTVAREIELEDPFEDLGAQLVKSVATKTNDVAGDGTTTATILAQALIKGGLRLVAAGVNPIALGVGIGKAADAVSEALLASATPVSGKTGIAQVATVSSRDEQIGDLVGEAMSKVGHDGVVSVEESSTLGTELEFTEGIGFDKGFLSAYFVTDFDNQQAVLEDALILLHQDKISSLPDLLPLLEKVAGTGKPLLIVAEDVEGEALATLVVNAIRKTLKAVAVKGPYFGDRRKAFLEDLAVVTGGQVVNPDAGMVLREVGLEVLGSARRVVVSKDDTVIVDGGGTAEAVANRAKHLRAEIDKSDSDWDREKLGERLAKLAGGVAVIKVGAATETALKERKESVEDAVAAAKAAVEEGIVPGGGASLIHQARKALTELRASLTGDEVLGVDVFSEALAAPLFWIAANAGLDGSVVVNKVSELPAGHGLNVNTLSYGDLAADGVIDPVKVTRSAVLNASSVARMVLTTETVVVDKPAKAEDHDHHHGHAH is encoded by the coding sequence ATGAGCAAGCTGATCGAATACGACGAAACCGCGCGTCGCGCCATGGAGGTCGGCATGGACAAGCTGGCCGACACCGTGCGGGTGACGCTGGGGCCGCGCGGCCGGCATGTGGTGCTGGCCAAGGCGTTTGGCGGACCCACGGTTACCAACGACGGCGTCACGGTGGCACGTGAGATCGAGCTGGAAGATCCGTTTGAAGACTTGGGCGCCCAGCTGGTGAAGTCGGTGGCCACCAAGACCAACGATGTGGCCGGTGACGGCACCACCACCGCAACCATCTTGGCGCAGGCACTGATCAAGGGCGGCCTGAGGCTAGTGGCCGCCGGCGTCAACCCGATCGCGCTCGGCGTGGGAATCGGCAAGGCCGCCGACGCGGTATCCGAGGCGCTGCTGGCATCGGCCACGCCGGTGTCCGGCAAGACCGGCATCGCGCAGGTGGCGACGGTGTCCTCGCGCGACGAGCAGATCGGTGACCTGGTTGGCGAAGCGATGAGCAAGGTCGGCCACGACGGCGTGGTCAGCGTCGAAGAATCCTCGACGCTGGGCACCGAGTTGGAGTTCACCGAGGGTATCGGCTTCGACAAGGGCTTCTTGTCGGCATACTTCGTTACCGACTTCGATAACCAGCAGGCGGTGCTCGAGGACGCGTTGATCCTGCTGCACCAAGACAAGATCAGCTCGCTTCCCGATCTGTTGCCATTGCTGGAAAAGGTTGCAGGAACGGGTAAGCCACTACTGATCGTGGCTGAAGACGTGGAGGGCGAAGCGTTGGCGACGCTGGTCGTCAACGCGATTCGCAAGACGTTGAAAGCGGTCGCGGTCAAGGGGCCGTACTTCGGTGACCGCCGTAAGGCGTTCCTTGAGGACCTGGCGGTGGTGACGGGTGGCCAGGTGGTCAACCCCGACGCCGGCATGGTGCTGCGCGAGGTGGGCTTGGAGGTGCTGGGCTCGGCCCGACGCGTGGTGGTCAGCAAGGACGACACGGTCATTGTCGACGGCGGCGGCACCGCAGAAGCGGTGGCCAACCGGGCGAAGCACTTGCGTGCCGAGATCGACAAGAGCGATTCGGATTGGGATCGGGAAAAGCTTGGCGAGCGGCTGGCCAAACTGGCCGGCGGGGTTGCTGTCATCAAGGTGGGTGCCGCCACCGAGACCGCACTCAAGGAGCGCAAGGAAAGCGTCGAGGATGCGGTCGCGGCCGCCAAGGCCGCGGTCGAGGAGGGCATCGTCCCTGGTGGGGGAGCCTCGCTCATCCACCAGGCCCGCAAGGCGCTGACCGAACTGCGTGCGTCGCTGACCGGTGACGAGGTCCTCGGTGTCGACGTGTTCTCCGAAGCCCTTGCCGCGCCGTTGTTCTGGATCGCCGCCAACGCTGGCTTGGACGGCTCGGTGGTGGTCAACAAGGTCAGCGAGCTACCCGCCGGGCATGGGCTGAACGTGAACACCCTGAGCTATGGTGACTTGGCCGCTGACGGCGTCATCGACCCGGTCAAGGTGACTAGGTCGGCGGTGTTGAACGCGTCATCGGTTGCCCGGATGGTACTCACCACCGAGACGGTCGTGGTCGACAAGCCGGCCAAGGCAGAAGATCACGACCATCACCACGGGCACGCGCACTGA
- the groES gene encoding chaperonin GroES: protein MAKVNIKPLEDKILVQANEAETTTASGLVIPDTAKEKPQEGTVVAVGPGRWDEDGEKRIPLDVAEGDTVIYSKYGGTEIKYNGEEYLILSARDVLAVVSK, encoded by the coding sequence GTGGCGAAGGTGAACATCAAGCCACTCGAGGACAAGATTCTCGTGCAGGCCAACGAGGCCGAGACCACGACCGCGTCCGGTCTGGTCATTCCTGACACCGCCAAGGAGAAGCCGCAGGAGGGCACCGTCGTTGCCGTCGGCCCTGGCCGGTGGGACGAGGACGGCGAGAAGCGGATCCCGCTGGACGTTGCGGAGGGTGACACCGTCATCTACAGCAAGTACGGCGGCACCGAGATCAAGTACAACGGCGAGGAATACCTGATCCTGTCGGCACGCGACGTGCTGGCCGTCGTTTCCAAGTAG
- the gcp gene encoding O-sialoglycoprotein endopeptidase, translating to MTTVLGIETSCDETGVGIARLDPDGTVTLLADEVASSVDEHVRFGGVVPEIASRAHLEALGPAMRRALAAAGLKQPDIVAATIGPGLAGALLVGVAAAKAYSAAWGVPFYAVNHLGGHLAADVYEHGPLPECVALLVSGGHTHLLHVRSLGEPIIELGSTVDDAAGEAYDKVARLLGLGYPGGKALDDLARTGDRDAIVFPRGMSGPADDRYAFSFSGLKTAVARYVESHAADPGFRTADIAAGFQEAVADVLTMKAVRAATALGVSTLLIAGGVAANSRLRELATQRCGEAGRTLRIPSPRLCTDNGAMIAAFAAQLVAAGAPPSPLDVPSDPGLPVMQGQVR from the coding sequence ATGACGACAGTCTTGGGCATCGAAACCTCCTGCGATGAAACCGGTGTCGGCATCGCGCGGCTCGATCCCGATGGCACCGTGACATTGTTGGCCGACGAGGTGGCTTCCAGTGTCGACGAGCATGTTCGGTTCGGCGGCGTGGTCCCCGAGATTGCCTCCCGTGCGCACCTGGAGGCACTGGGTCCCGCGATGCGCCGCGCGCTGGCGGCCGCCGGCTTGAAACAGCCAGACATTGTCGCGGCCACCATCGGTCCCGGGCTCGCGGGCGCCCTGTTGGTGGGAGTGGCTGCGGCCAAGGCATATTCGGCTGCTTGGGGGGTGCCGTTCTATGCGGTGAATCATCTGGGCGGGCACTTGGCCGCCGACGTCTACGAACACGGGCCGCTGCCCGAGTGTGTGGCGTTGTTGGTGTCCGGAGGACATACCCACCTGTTGCACGTTCGCTCGCTCGGTGAGCCGATCATCGAGCTGGGCAGCACCGTCGACGACGCCGCCGGCGAGGCCTACGACAAGGTGGCCCGGTTGCTGGGATTGGGCTATCCGGGTGGCAAGGCGCTCGACGACCTGGCGCGCACCGGTGATCGGGACGCCATCGTTTTCCCGCGCGGCATGAGTGGCCCGGCCGATGACCGCTATGCGTTCAGCTTCTCCGGGCTCAAGACGGCCGTCGCGCGGTATGTGGAAAGCCACGCGGCTGACCCGGGCTTCCGTACCGCCGACATTGCCGCCGGATTCCAGGAGGCCGTCGCGGACGTGTTGACCATGAAGGCGGTACGGGCCGCCACTGCGCTAGGCGTCTCAACGCTGCTGATCGCGGGGGGAGTGGCGGCGAACTCCCGGCTGCGAGAGCTGGCCACACAGCGCTGCGGCGAGGCGGGCCGGACGTTGCGGATCCCCAGTCCCCGGCTATGCACCGACAACGGGGCGATGATCGCGGCGTTCGCCGCGCAGCTGGTGGCCGCGGGAGCGCCGCCGTCGCCGCTGGACGTGCCCAGTGACCCGGGTCTGCCCGTGATGCAGGGGCAGGTGCGGTGA
- the rimI gene encoding ribosomal-protein-alanine acetyltransferase RimI (acetylating enzyme for N-terminal of ribosomal protein S18) yields the protein MTADTEPVTIGALTRADAQRCAELEAQLFVGDDPWPPAAFNRELASPHNHYVGARSGGTLVGYAGISRLGRTPPFEYEVHTIGVDPAYQGRGIGRRLLRELLDFARGGVVYLEVRTDNDAALALYRSVGFQRVGLRRRYYRVSGADAYTMRRDSGDPS from the coding sequence GTGACGGCCGACACCGAGCCCGTCACCATCGGCGCGCTGACGCGCGCGGACGCCCAGCGGTGCGCCGAGCTGGAGGCCCAGCTGTTCGTCGGTGACGATCCCTGGCCGCCGGCGGCGTTCAACCGCGAACTGGCCAGCCCGCACAACCACTATGTGGGTGCGCGCAGCGGTGGCACGCTGGTCGGTTACGCTGGAATCTCGCGGTTGGGCCGAACACCGCCGTTCGAGTACGAGGTGCACACCATCGGCGTGGACCCGGCCTACCAGGGGCGGGGCATCGGCCGTCGGTTGCTGCGCGAACTGCTGGACTTTGCCAGGGGTGGTGTGGTCTACCTGGAGGTCCGCACCGATAATGACGCCGCTCTTGCGCTGTATCGCAGCGTGGGATTCCAGCGGGTCGGCTTGCGCCGGCGATATTACCGGGTCAGCGGCGCCGACGCGTACACGATGCGTAGGGATTCGGGGGACCCGTCATGA
- a CDS encoding tRNA threonylcarbamoyladenosine biosynthesis protein: protein MSREGIRRRPKARAGLTGGGTATLPRVEDTLTLGSRLGEQLCAGDVVVLSGPLGAGKTVLAKGIAMAMDVEGPITSPTFVLARMHRPRRPGTPAMVHVDVYRLLDHNSADLLSELDSLDLDTDLEDAVVVVEWGEGLAERLSQRHLDVRLERVSHSDTRIATWSWGRS from the coding sequence TTGAGCCGTGAGGGTATCCGCAGACGACCGAAAGCCAGGGCTGGGCTTACGGGCGGCGGCACGGCGACGCTGCCGCGCGTCGAGGACACCCTAACGCTGGGGTCCCGGCTGGGTGAGCAGCTGTGCGCTGGCGACGTGGTGGTGCTCTCCGGTCCGCTCGGTGCGGGAAAGACGGTGCTGGCCAAGGGTATTGCCATGGCGATGGATGTCGAGGGGCCGATCACATCGCCGACGTTCGTGCTGGCGCGAATGCACCGGCCGCGGCGGCCGGGCACGCCGGCGATGGTCCACGTCGACGTCTACCGACTGCTGGACCACAACAGCGCCGACCTGCTGAGTGAGCTGGACTCACTGGACCTCGACACCGATCTTGAAGACGCCGTCGTCGTGGTGGAGTGGGGCGAGGGCCTGGCCGAGCGGCTCTCGCAGCGCCACCTCGACGTCCGCCTGGAGCGGGTTAGCCACTCCGACACCAGGATCGCGACTTGGTCGTGGGGCCGGTCATGA